A genomic stretch from Arachis stenosperma cultivar V10309 chromosome 3, arast.V10309.gnm1.PFL2, whole genome shotgun sequence includes:
- the LOC130970847 gene encoding pectinesterase inhibitor 4-like, whose product MLRILVSIALISTLVHTSSSSYSPTTQKSINTYKKFIKDECNSTTYPNFCYNYLSHYAWQVKTNRVTLTKVAVNITVMIAKSSFRTLTKLSRSTKLTKAESSVLADCRDNIDDTVDRLQQSAKQLARLNGTRTVEERFEWDSIKTWMSAAITDEYTCTDGIGEMKVRVSLQKKIQSSIANVAWMNSNALALVNKISY is encoded by the coding sequence ATGTTGAGAATACTTGTATCCATTGCATTAATCTCAACCCTTGTTCATACATCATCTTCAAGTTACTCTCCCACCACACAAAAATCCATAAACACATACAAGAAATTCATAAAGGATGAGTGCAATTCAACCACATACCCTAATTTCTGTTACAACTACTTGTCACACTACGCATGGCAAGTCAAAACAAACCGCGTCACACTCACAAAAGTAGCCGTTAACATAACGGTAATGATAGCGAAGAGCTCGTTCAGAACGCTGACAAAACTATCCCGATCGACGAAGCTAACAAAAGCGGAGAGTTCGGTGCTGGCGGATTGCCGGGATAACATAGACGACACGGTGGACCGGCTGCAGCAGTCGGCGAAGCAGTTGGCGCGGCTGAATGGAACGAGGACGGTGGAGGAGAGGTTTGAGtgggacagcataaagacatggatgAGTGCTGCAATTACGGATGAGTACACTTGTACGGATGGAATCGGTGAAATGAAAGTGAGGGTTTCATTGCAGAAGAAGATCCAATCGAGTATTGCTAATGTTGCTTGGATGAATAGCAATGCTCTCGCTCTTGTTAACAAGATTTCTTACTAG